In a genomic window of Eriocheir sinensis breed Jianghai 21 chromosome 38, ASM2467909v1, whole genome shotgun sequence:
- the LOC127008555 gene encoding zinc metalloproteinase nas-4-like has protein sequence MNGAVTVYFLALVFITQAAKKPKPEVPKTTKQWTPKPPVNAEEVGKHFEGDIILPLPGLDRSGLIDEKYRWPNGEVPYEIGDGFSEYEMEELYRAMREYDIRTKSCIQFIKHTNQTDYLVIRSSKFGGCSSSVGRRGGEQTMELDSKCFRKFGTILHEMLHTLGFFHEQSRTDRDSYVKIIWKNINDDYQSNFRKYSSAMVGPFGVGYDYGSVMHYSSFAFSSNDLKTIVPLDTTAKIGQRLDLSKFDVRKLMNMYKCEERE, from the exons ATGAACGGAGCAGTGACAGTCTACTTTCTGGCCCTCGTCTTCATAACCCAAGCAGCCAAGAAACCCAAGCCGGAAGTGCCCA AGACGACGAAACAGTGGACACCAAAACCTCCTGTCAATGCTGAGGAGGTCGGAAAACATTTCGAAGGGGACATAATACTTCCCCTACCGGGGCTGGACAGAAGCGGCTTGATTGACGAAAAGTACCGGTGGCCGAATGGAGAAGTGCCTTATGAGATTGGTGATGGCTTCA GTGAGTATGAAATGGAAGAGTTGTACAGAGCCATGCGGGAGTACGACATAAGGACAAAAAGCTGCATCCAGTTCATTAAACACACTAACCAGACAGACTACCTCGTCATCAGAAG CAGCAAGTTTGGTGGATGCAGCAGTTCGGTAGGGAGAAGAGGCGGGGAGCAAACCATGGAACTTGATAGCAAGTGTTTCCGTAAGTTCGGCACCATTCTGCACGAAATGTTACACACTCTCGGCTTCTTCCACGAGCAATCACGCACCGACCGCGACAGCTATGTAAAGATCATATGGAAGAACATTAACGatg ATTACCAGAGCAACTTCAGGAAGTACTCGAGCGCTATGGTTGGCCCCTTCGGCGTCGGCTACGACTATGGTTCAGTCATGCACTACAGCTCGTTTGCCTTTTCATCTAACGACCTCAAGACCATTGTTCCcttg GACACCACGGCCAAAATCGGACAACGTCTCGATTTGAGTAAATTCGACGTGAGGAAGCTGATGAACATGTACAAAtgtgaagaaagggaataa